The genome window ACCGCCATCGCGGCGGCGATGGACACGCTGATCCGCCCGGGCGATCTGGTGACGGTCCAGCCCGCCCCGGCCTCTGATGACGAGGATCTGGCCGGACCGGCGGGCGCGACGCCCCCCGCCCCGATCCAGAGCGCGTCGCGCGAATGACCCGGCCCGTCCAGACCCTAACTTCGGACCTGCCCCGCCCCCCGGCCGCCACCGACAGCTTCCTGCGCGGCTTCGTGGGCAGCGCCGTCCTGCTGCTGGCGATCGACCTCTCCGAACGCCTGCTGTTCGGCGAGGGCTATTTCTCAAGCCTCTCTTGGCATCCCTTCTGGATCGTCATCCTGCTGGCCGCCGTCCAGCACGGGCTGTTCGTGGGCCTGTCGGTGGTCGGGCTGGCGACGCTGCTGATGGACTGGCCCACCCGCCCGGTCGGCGTCGACATCACCGAACATTACGGCGACATCGCGACCGTGCCCGCGCAATGGCTGGTCATCGCGCTGTTGATCGGCCTCTACCGCCAGCAGCAGCTGGCGCGCGAGCGGCGGATCATCCTGGAGCGCGACCGGCTGCGCGAGGTCAATCTGGTGCTGGCCGGAGAGATCCACCGCCTGGACGCCTTCGTGGCCCGGGCCGAGCTGGCGGCGGCGACCGGGATGCCGGGGGCCGGGGCGACGCCCGGGCACCCGGTGCTGGCCCCGGTGCCCGAGGACGCCGACGGCGGCGACCGGGACGACCGCGACCCGGGCGGGTCCGAGCCCGCGCCCGAGGTGCCCGAGGATGACCGGCTGCCCGCCGACCGCGCCGCGGTCCCGCACGCCGCGCAGGCGGCCCGTGGCTGAGCGCGCCGCAGCGCGGCCTTGGGCCTTCGGCCTGGCGCCGGCGGTGCTGACGGGGCTGGCGGCCTTGGCGGATATCGTCCTGATCCTGGGCTGGCTGGCGGGGGACCTGTCGGCGACGGCGGTGCTGGGGTGCCATCTGGCGCTGGTAGCGGCCGTCGCGGGCGCGGCGCGGCTGGTCTGCCGCGAGGCCCCGTCCGAGGGGCTGGTCCGGGTCGTCCTGCTGCTGCTCTTCGGTCCCTTCGGCGGGCCGGTGCTGATGATCGCGGCCCCCGGCCCCGCCGCGACCGACACGGCCCTGCGCGGGACCCCGCGCCCGCGCGGCGCCCGGCCCCGCGATGCGGCGGACCGGCTCCACGACCAGATCCGCCAGGGACGCCGCCACCCGCTGCCCCAGATCGCCGCCCCGGCCTTCCTCGACCGGCTGGCGGGCGGCACGCTGGACCAGCAGCAGCAGGCGATCGCCGCGATCTCGCGCAGCTACCACCCCGACATGCGGCCCGCGCTGATGGCGGCGCTGGCCTCGCCCGTGCCGGCGCTGCGCGTGCAGGCCGCCGCCGTCTTCGCCCGGCTGCGCGGCAGCTATGGCGCGCAGGCCAAGGCGCTGCTGGCCCGGCCCGATGCCCCCGCGCAGGCGCTGCGCGATGTCGCGGCCTCGGGCTTCGTCGATGCCGACACCTGCGCCCTGCTGCGGGCGGCGCTGCTGCGGTCCGAGGAGGACCGGGCCGCGCAGATGTCGGGCGCCGCCACCGCCGCCTTCCGCCCCGCGCTGCTGGAGGCGCCGCGCCTGCGCCGCTATGCCTGCGGAGGGGTCGGATGACCGCCGCCCCCACCACCAACCCTGCCGCCACCCCCGCCGATGTCTGCCTGGTGGTCGAGGGCTGCTATCCCTTCGTCGCGGGCGGCGTGTCCTCGTGGCTGGACTGGCTGATCCGCACGCAGCCCGACACGACCTTCGCCGTGGTGGCCATCGTCGCCGACCAGCGCCCGCGCCAGATGCGCTACGAGCTGCCCGCCAATGTCGTGGCCTTCCAGGTCCTGCCGCTAGCCCCGCGCATCCGCAAGCCGGGGCTGCGCCGCCCCGATCTGGACGGGCGGCGGCTGGCCGACCTGATGCACCGGGTGCTGCGCCAGGGCGATGCGGCCGGGTTCGATGCGCTCTGCGACCTGCTGGCCGAACCCGTCAGGCGCCAGCCCTTCGGATTTCTGGGCCCCGCCGCGCCGCCCGATTTCGGTGACCTCACCTCGTCGCCCGCCGCATGGCAGGCGCTGACCGACTGCTACGGACGTATCGCGCCCGAGGCCGCGTTCAGCGACTTCTTCTGGGCGTGGCGCAACCTGGCGGGCAGCCTGCTGGCCATCGCCACCGCGCCGGTGCCGCCCGCGCGGACCTATCACGCGATCTCGACCGGATATGCGGGGCTCTATGCGGTGCGGGCGGCGCGCGCGCAGGGGCGCACCGCGGCCATCACCGAACACGGCATCTATACCAACGAGCGCCGGATCGATCTGGTCATGGCGGACTGGATCGCCGACACCATCGACAGCGGCCTGTCGGGGGACGACGCGCGCACTGATGTGCGCCGCTTCTGGATCGACAGCTTCGAATCCTTTGCCCGCATCGCCTATCAGGGCTGCCTGCGGGTCACGACGCTCTATGGCGCGAACCAGTCGTTCCAGCGGGCCCTGGGCGTCCCCGAGGCCAAGCTGCGCGTCATCCCCAACGGCATCGCGCTGCAGAAATTCGCGGCCATCGCCCCGCAGACCGCAGGCCGCCGCCCTACCGTGGCGCTGATCGGGCGCGTCGTGCCGATCAAGGACATCGAGGCCTATATTGCCGCCGCAGCCCTGGTGCGCCGCGCGATCCCCGATGTGCGGGTGCTGGTCATCGGCCCGACCGACGAGGATCCCGACTACGACGCCCTCTGCCGGCGCCGCGTGGCCGAGCTTGGGCTGGAGGAGACCATCGCCTTCACCGGCAAGGTCGACATCATGGACTATCTGCCCGTCATCGACGTGCTGGTGCTGACCAGCATCAGCGAGGCCCAGCCCCTGGTGCTGCTGGAGGCCGGGGCGGCGGGCATCCCCTGCGTGGCCACCGATGTGGGATCCTGCCGCGAGATCATCGAAGGCGCCCCGGACGAGCAGCCCCCCCTGGGGCTGGCCGGGCGCATCGCGCCGCCCATGGACGCCGAGGCGATCGGCACGGCCATCACCCAGCTGATGGCCGACCCGGCCCTGCGCGCCGCCTGCGGCGAGGTGCTGCGCCGCCGCGTGCAGACCTATTTCACCTCCGAGATCTCGGCGGGGCGCTATGCGGACCTCTATCGCGAGCTGGTCGCCTGATGGCCGCCACGGCGCGCCTCGGCGCCCATCTGCGAGCCATCCTGCGCGAGGCGCGATGGGTCGCGGGCGATCCGCTGCTGGCCTCGGTCCTGCGCCTCGGCGCGGCGATCATCGTGGCGGCGGGGCCGTGGCTGGTCTCGGTCACGGCGCTGGCGATCATCTCGGTCACGATGACGCCGGTGATGGGCTTCGCGGCGGTCGAGGACCTGCGCCTGACGGTCGTCTATGCCTTCTGCATCGCGCCGCTGGCCGCCGGACCGATCGGTGCCATCGCCGCCCGCCGCGTCTCTGCGGCCCTCGAGGCGGGGCGGCCCGCCACCGTTGCCGAGCTGTTCCTGTCCGCCGCCGCCCTGTCCTCGGCCGTGGCGCAGATCATCGCCATCCTCGCCTGCCTCATCCTGGAGATTGAACCCGTGGGCGTGGCCATCGGCTTCGTCTTCCTGACCGGCACGGCGGCGCTGCTGTGGAC of Paracoccus liaowanqingii contains these proteins:
- the pelF gene encoding GT4 family glycosyltransferase PelF, with protein sequence MTAAPTTNPAATPADVCLVVEGCYPFVAGGVSSWLDWLIRTQPDTTFAVVAIVADQRPRQMRYELPANVVAFQVLPLAPRIRKPGLRRPDLDGRRLADLMHRVLRQGDAAGFDALCDLLAEPVRRQPFGFLGPAAPPDFGDLTSSPAAWQALTDCYGRIAPEAAFSDFFWAWRNLAGSLLAIATAPVPPARTYHAISTGYAGLYAVRAARAQGRTAAITEHGIYTNERRIDLVMADWIADTIDSGLSGDDARTDVRRFWIDSFESFARIAYQGCLRVTTLYGANQSFQRALGVPEAKLRVIPNGIALQKFAAIAPQTAGRRPTVALIGRVVPIKDIEAYIAAAALVRRAIPDVRVLVIGPTDEDPDYDALCRRRVAELGLEETIAFTGKVDIMDYLPVIDVLVLTSISEAQPLVLLEAGAAGIPCVATDVGSCREIIEGAPDEQPPLGLAGRIAPPMDAEAIGTAITQLMADPALRAACGEVLRRRVQTYFTSEISAGRYADLYRELVA